One segment of Comamonas thiooxydans DNA contains the following:
- a CDS encoding cysteine dioxygenase, protein MSNMPERFQKFIDDFTKVIDTHRGNEPAILEHGGAALKQLISQDDWLPERYAKPDPQYYQQYLLHVDPEDRFSVVSFVWGPGQKTPVHNHTVWALIGMMRGSEVGELFEYTEDGKRMRSLGSEQLNPGDVDCVSPTIGDIHRVSNLYDDRVSISIHVYGGNIGRISRHVFVVETGERKPFISGYSNEKELGGG, encoded by the coding sequence ATGAGCAACATGCCAGAAAGATTCCAGAAGTTCATCGACGATTTTACGAAGGTGATCGACACGCACCGGGGCAACGAACCCGCGATCCTTGAGCACGGCGGCGCAGCGCTCAAGCAACTAATCTCGCAGGATGACTGGCTGCCAGAACGTTATGCCAAGCCTGATCCGCAGTATTACCAGCAGTACCTGCTACACGTAGACCCCGAGGACCGCTTCTCGGTCGTGAGCTTTGTATGGGGACCAGGCCAGAAGACGCCCGTGCATAACCATACTGTCTGGGCGTTGATAGGCATGATGCGTGGCTCCGAAGTGGGCGAGCTGTTTGAGTACACGGAAGACGGTAAGCGCATGCGATCGCTAGGCAGTGAACAACTCAACCCCGGCGACGTGGACTGTGTATCGCCAACCATCGGTGATATCCATCGCGTGTCCAACTTGTATGACGACCGTGTATCGATCAGTATCCACGTTTACGGAGGCAACATTGGCCGCATTTCGCGTCATGTTTTTGTGGTCGAGACCGGCGAGCGCAAGCCATTTATCTCGGGCTACTCCAACGAAAAAGAGCTAGGCGGAGGTTGA